One region of Micromonospora ureilytica genomic DNA includes:
- a CDS encoding C40 family peptidase, producing MIYSGRGRRQRRRSPVISPVLRPKLWAALLGAIAAAVLATPAYAEPGLPTTVPDTGSRPAVTGALQLPGGAPVAGVPAPPLVNIGNGPLAAAISAGEAQVGALGEDLLLRRQKRVDAQAQLDAAGKALATAQDAVLRAQQTADTAAAEAIKAAAALPPGDLAQDIRGLSRLQAITRGEKVDGGTTGVAGELSRARAGEQAAYQKHSEAKDLLAAAETEFTAGEKGLRTAEASLLKLRRDNAAALIEIERQQEAAEQQIGAGYVSNQSISGMAAHPRALAAVRYALAQLGDPYKWSEEGPDEFDCSGLMWAAYRSSGADYFDLPRVSRDQYAATRGRTVPQSALLAGDLLFFASGSSWTTIHHVGMYIGNGKMVQAPTTGDVVKISVVRWSRLYAATRVIGAVPAPVVTNPTPPVSTPKPTPTPSPTKTSKPTPTPSPTKTTKPTPTPTKTPTPTPTLTTTPTPTPTGSTTPTPSKTPSNTPTTVPSAPTNAPTSTPPTTTPKASASATGSGSATGSPSTTG from the coding sequence ATGATCTACAGCGGGCGCGGGCGACGGCAGCGACGACGGAGCCCGGTGATCTCGCCGGTCCTGCGTCCGAAGCTCTGGGCCGCCCTGCTCGGCGCGATCGCCGCGGCCGTGCTGGCCACCCCGGCCTACGCGGAGCCCGGCCTGCCGACCACAGTGCCGGACACCGGCTCGCGCCCGGCGGTCACCGGCGCGCTTCAGCTGCCCGGCGGCGCACCGGTCGCCGGCGTGCCGGCGCCGCCGTTGGTCAACATCGGCAACGGCCCACTGGCCGCTGCGATCTCCGCCGGTGAGGCCCAGGTCGGCGCGCTCGGCGAGGATTTGCTGTTGAGGCGGCAGAAACGCGTCGACGCGCAGGCGCAGCTCGACGCGGCCGGCAAGGCGCTGGCGACCGCGCAGGACGCAGTGCTCCGGGCCCAGCAGACGGCCGACACCGCCGCCGCCGAGGCCATCAAGGCAGCCGCCGCTCTGCCGCCGGGCGACCTCGCCCAGGACATCCGTGGGCTGAGCCGCCTCCAGGCGATCACCCGTGGCGAGAAGGTCGACGGCGGCACCACCGGAGTGGCCGGGGAGCTGTCCCGGGCCCGCGCCGGTGAGCAGGCCGCGTACCAGAAGCACAGCGAGGCGAAGGATCTGCTCGCCGCCGCCGAGACGGAGTTCACCGCGGGTGAGAAAGGGCTCCGCACCGCCGAGGCGAGCCTGCTCAAGCTGCGCCGGGACAATGCCGCCGCGCTGATCGAGATCGAACGCCAGCAGGAAGCCGCCGAGCAGCAGATCGGCGCCGGATACGTCTCCAACCAGAGCATCAGCGGCATGGCCGCGCACCCCCGGGCACTGGCCGCGGTCCGGTACGCGCTCGCCCAGCTCGGTGACCCGTACAAGTGGTCCGAGGAGGGGCCGGACGAGTTCGACTGCTCCGGCCTGATGTGGGCGGCCTACCGGTCCTCCGGCGCCGACTACTTCGACCTGCCCCGGGTCTCCCGCGACCAGTACGCCGCCACCCGTGGCCGCACCGTTCCGCAGAGCGCGCTGCTCGCCGGCGACCTGCTCTTCTTCGCCTCGGGCAGCAGTTGGACGACGATCCACCACGTCGGCATGTACATCGGCAACGGCAAGATGGTGCAGGCCCCCACCACTGGCGACGTCGTCAAGATCTCGGTCGTCCGCTGGTCCCGGCTGTATGCCGCCACCCGGGTGATCGGCGCGGTGCCGGCACCGGTCGTGACCAATCCGACCCCGCCCGTCTCGACCCCGAAGCCGACGCCCACCCCGTCGCCCACCAAGACCAGCAAGCCGACACCCACGCCGTCGCCCACGAAGACCACCAAGCCCACGCCCACGCCGACGAAGACGCCCACGCCGACGCCGACGCTGACCACCACCCCGACGCCGACCCCGACCGGCAGCACCACGCCGACGCCGTCGAAGACCCCGAGCAACACTCCGACGACAGTGCCCTCGGCACCGACCAACGCCCCGACCAGCACGCCTCCGACGACCACGCCGAAGGCCAGCGCGAGCGCGACGGGCAGTGGCAGCGCGACGGGCAGCCCCAGCACCACGGGCTGA